The Acidobacteriota bacterium genome includes a region encoding these proteins:
- a CDS encoding TonB-dependent receptor: MKIVLSLLILLLFAIGISAQAQVASKSPMGELRIDVRDPSGNALSVAGTLENLSTGVGRNFQTNSQGTASFTNLPFGRYRLEISQAGFAPQSILIDVQSSTPIVRAVKMTLGNLAFNVDVVAATPLPGADLSKDEIPAPVQTAQAREIESSNALDLSDFLNRRLRAVHLNEIQGNPYQADLNYRGYTASPLLGTPQGLSVYLDGVRMNQPFGDVVSWDLIPRTAIAEVALLPGSNPLFGLNTLGGALVIQTKDGTSAPGTAVELSGGSFGRLVADIEHGGSNSKGLSWYLASNLFFEDGWRDDSPSNVRQFFGKLSWQQNRTSLGLTLAYANNALIGNGVQEQQPLQNDYRSIYTKPDITANRSPFFNFTAQHGFSPRVSISGNAYIRSIHTNTLNGDINEDSLDQSVYQPGAAERAALAAAGYTGFPTSGATATNTPFPFWRCIANVLLQDEPAEKCNGLLNRTRSEQYNYGASGQVTLISFLNGHRNQLTAGAVYDRSHLDFSQSSELGYLNPDRSITGLNAFADGLTGGTVDGEPFDTRVDLNGWVQTFSLYATNFLAIGNKWNLSLSGRYNHTTIKNLDRIHPGGGAGSLDGNHSFDRFNPAIGITYRPVQYLNVYASYSEGNRAPTSVELGCADPAEPCKLPNAMAGDPPLKQVVTRTFEAGLRGGQETRFSWNIGWFRGENRNDILFVASEQTGFGYFKNFGKTRRQGVETEINTRLWRFGLGGGYTFLDATYQSQEIVNGGGNSSNDAAAKGLEGLIEIGPGAKIPLIPQHMLKLFADFQATKKLSLNVGVLALSDSYARGNENNEHEPDGIYYLGEGKSPGYAVANFGARYVLNRYVELFVRVNNLFDKRYYTAAQLGPTGFTAEGNFIARPFAAVNGEFPLRHTTFYAPGAPRGAWAGIRLKF, from the coding sequence ATGAAGATCGTATTATCGCTCTTAATACTATTGCTGTTCGCAATTGGCATTTCCGCCCAGGCTCAAGTTGCGTCAAAAAGCCCTATGGGGGAACTTCGTATAGATGTGCGGGATCCTTCCGGCAACGCATTGTCAGTCGCGGGAACACTGGAGAATTTGTCCACAGGGGTTGGTCGAAATTTTCAAACGAATTCACAGGGAACAGCGAGTTTTACAAACCTTCCTTTTGGCCGGTATCGCCTGGAAATTTCGCAAGCCGGATTTGCCCCGCAATCCATTCTGATTGATGTGCAATCTTCCACGCCGATCGTTCGCGCCGTGAAGATGACGCTGGGCAATTTGGCTTTCAATGTGGATGTGGTGGCGGCGACGCCGCTGCCGGGCGCAGATCTCAGCAAGGACGAGATTCCGGCTCCAGTGCAAACCGCGCAGGCGAGAGAGATTGAATCCAGCAACGCGCTTGATCTATCGGATTTTCTGAACCGGCGATTGCGTGCCGTGCATTTGAATGAAATTCAGGGAAACCCATACCAAGCGGATTTGAACTATCGCGGTTACACGGCGTCGCCGCTGCTGGGCACGCCGCAAGGATTGTCGGTGTATCTGGATGGTGTGCGGATGAATCAGCCCTTTGGCGATGTGGTCAGTTGGGATTTGATTCCGCGCACCGCCATTGCCGAAGTCGCGTTGCTGCCCGGATCGAATCCTTTGTTTGGGTTGAACACGTTGGGAGGCGCGTTGGTGATCCAGACCAAAGACGGAACCAGCGCACCCGGAACCGCTGTGGAACTGAGCGGCGGAAGTTTTGGGCGATTGGTTGCCGACATCGAACACGGCGGTTCCAATTCCAAGGGCTTGAGTTGGTATCTGGCCAGCAATCTATTTTTTGAAGACGGCTGGCGTGACGATTCACCGTCGAACGTCCGGCAATTTTTCGGCAAACTCAGTTGGCAACAGAATCGAACTTCGCTGGGATTGACGCTGGCGTATGCCAATAACGCGCTGATCGGTAATGGGGTACAGGAACAGCAGCCTTTGCAGAATGATTATCGAAGCATTTATACCAAACCTGACATTACAGCGAACCGGTCTCCGTTTTTCAATTTCACTGCGCAGCATGGGTTCAGTCCGCGGGTATCAATTTCCGGCAATGCGTACATTCGCTCGATTCACACCAACACGCTTAACGGAGACATCAACGAGGATTCGCTGGATCAATCGGTGTATCAACCCGGCGCAGCGGAACGAGCGGCGCTAGCGGCGGCTGGATACACGGGGTTTCCCACCAGTGGCGCGACGGCGACCAATACGCCGTTTCCTTTTTGGCGGTGCATTGCCAACGTGTTACTACAGGATGAACCGGCAGAAAAATGCAATGGCTTGCTCAATCGAACGCGCAGCGAGCAATACAACTACGGCGCATCGGGGCAGGTAACCTTGATCAGTTTTCTCAACGGCCACCGCAATCAACTGACGGCAGGCGCAGTTTATGACCGCAGCCATCTGGATTTTTCGCAATCTTCGGAACTCGGATACTTGAACCCGGATCGCAGCATCACCGGCCTGAACGCGTTTGCCGACGGCTTGACGGGCGGTACGGTGGACGGCGAACCGTTTGACACACGCGTTGATTTGAACGGTTGGGTGCAAACCTTCAGTTTGTACGCCACAAATTTTTTGGCCATTGGCAACAAATGGAATTTGTCGCTGTCTGGCCGTTACAACCACACGACGATCAAAAATCTTGACCGCATCCATCCGGGCGGCGGAGCGGGTTCGCTCGATGGCAATCACAGTTTTGACCGATTCAATCCCGCCATCGGGATTACTTACAGGCCGGTTCAGTATCTGAACGTTTACGCCAGCTACAGCGAAGGCAACCGCGCGCCGACTTCCGTGGAACTTGGCTGCGCTGATCCGGCAGAACCCTGCAAACTGCCGAACGCGATGGCGGGCGATCCGCCGCTGAAACAAGTCGTTACCCGCACGTTTGAAGCAGGTTTGCGCGGCGGACAGGAAACGCGATTCAGTTGGAATATCGGTTGGTTTCGCGGCGAAAACCGCAACGACATTTTGTTTGTGGCTTCCGAACAGACAGGGTTTGGCTATTTCAAAAACTTCGGCAAAACGCGCCGCCAAGGCGTGGAAACCGAAATCAACACGCGACTTTGGCGATTCGGGCTGGGCGGCGGGTACACCTTTCTCGACGCGACATACCAAAGCCAGGAAATCGTCAACGGCGGAGGCAACAGCAGCAATGACGCGGCGGCCAAAGGGCTGGAAGGACTGATCGAAATTGGACCCGGCGCGAAAATCCCGTTGATTCCACAACACATGCTGAAGTTGTTTGCCGATTTCCAGGCGACGAAAAAATTGTCGCTCAATGTTGGCGTGTTGGCGTTGTCCGATTCTTATGCGCGCGGCAATGAAAACAATGAACACGAACCCGACGGCATTTATTATTTGGGTGAAGGTAAATCGCCTGGTTACGCCGTTGCCAATTTCGGAGCGCGCTATGTTTTGAATCGCTACGTTGAGCTTTTTGTTCGCGTCAACAATCTGTTCGACAAACGGTATTACACCGCCGCTCAGCTTGGGCCGACGGGGTTTACGGCAGAAGGCAATTTCATCGCGCGTCCCTTTGCGGCGGTGAACGGAGAATTTCCGCTCCGGCATACGACGTTTTATGCGCCGGGCGCGCCGCGCGGCGCCTGGGCGGGAATTCGACTGAAATTTTGA
- a CDS encoding DUF3303 family protein produces the protein MLYMVIESFKNRDAVPVYRRFRDRGRLAPEGLTYVASWVDIRLQRCFQVMETEDRGLLDQWMANWNDLVEFDVIPVLTSAEAAGKVFNLMDGENPQ, from the coding sequence ATGTTGTACATGGTTATCGAAAGCTTTAAGAATCGGGATGCCGTGCCTGTGTATCGGCGATTTCGCGACCGGGGAAGACTTGCTCCTGAAGGATTGACCTATGTGGCGAGCTGGGTTGATATACGTTTACAGCGCTGCTTTCAAGTAATGGAAACCGAAGATCGCGGCTTGCTGGATCAATGGATGGCCAATTGGAATGATCTGGTGGAGTTCGATGTAATTCCTGTTCTCACCTCAGCCGAAGCGGCAGGCAAAGTGTTCAACTTGATGGATGGAGAGAATCCGCAATGA
- a CDS encoding esterase family protein — translation MPPGPNPNSQYRLGPDSFPQEGVPKGEIRGPFTLPSTSGAYPGTQHTYWVYVPAQYDKDVPAALMVFQDGHAFMHPEGDIRAQNVMDNLIYRREIPVMIGVFINPGRTPEQPEPNAQEWGDRTVNRPTEYNSLDDRYARVITEELMPVLYKEYNISKDPEMHGIGGSSSGAIAAFTVAWERPNQFRKVLSNVGSFVNLRGGHVYPDKVLESEKKPIRVYLCDGRNDNRGLSRNGTYDEKRDWFYQNVRLMKALTQKGYDVNYSWSMNLHGQKYGGMIFPEMMRWLWRDAPASTDVNDWVERSFRQPPAKKN, via the coding sequence ATGCCTCCGGGGCCGAATCCGAATTCACAATATCGGTTGGGACCGGATTCCTTTCCGCAAGAAGGCGTGCCGAAAGGCGAAATTCGCGGGCCTTTCACGCTGCCTAGCACCAGTGGGGCTTATCCCGGAACACAGCACACCTATTGGGTTTACGTCCCTGCGCAATACGACAAAGACGTTCCGGCGGCGCTGATGGTGTTTCAGGACGGCCACGCCTTTATGCATCCCGAAGGCGACATTCGCGCGCAGAACGTGATGGACAATTTGATCTATCGCCGAGAGATTCCGGTCATGATCGGTGTGTTCATCAATCCCGGTCGCACACCCGAACAGCCCGAACCGAACGCGCAGGAATGGGGCGACCGCACCGTCAATCGCCCGACGGAATACAATTCGCTCGACGACCGCTACGCGCGCGTCATTACCGAAGAACTGATGCCTGTGCTGTACAAGGAATACAACATTTCCAAAGACCCCGAAATGCACGGCATTGGCGGATCGAGTTCCGGCGCAATCGCCGCCTTCACCGTCGCCTGGGAACGTCCCAACCAGTTCCGCAAAGTGCTGAGCAACGTCGGCAGCTTCGTCAATTTGCGCGGCGGCCACGTCTACCCTGACAAGGTTCTGGAAAGCGAAAAGAAACCGATTCGCGTGTATCTGTGCGATGGTCGCAACGACAACCGAGGCTTGTCTCGCAACGGTACCTACGACGAAAAACGCGACTGGTTTTATCAGAACGTCCGGCTGATGAAGGCGCTGACGCAAAAGGGCTATGACGTGAATTATTCCTGGAGCATGAATCTGCACGGGCAAAAATACGGCGGCATGATCTTCCCGGAAATGATGCGCTGGCTGTGGCGCGATGCGCCCGCTTCGACGGATGTGAATGATTGGGTCGAACGCTCGTTCCGCCAGCCACCAGCGAAGAAAAACTAG
- a CDS encoding MBL fold metallo-hydrolase, which yields MNSTVTEIAADVYRISTFHPEYGIQFNQFLVKDDEPFLMHTGFKKMFPITRDAVATVLDPATVRWIGFSHFEPDECGAMNEWLAVAPQAQAVCSVVGNMVMMNDFADRPARALNDGEVFSTGKRRLRYLASPHFPHGWDAGLFFEETERTLFCSDLFFQPGDPQPLTESSLVEQVREIIKAGMASPLAHDMPYTPYTDQSFQRLAELSPRTLAIMHGSSFRGDAGRELRELGAIIKELLGTPA from the coding sequence ATGAACAGCACCGTAACCGAAATTGCTGCGGATGTTTATCGCATCTCGACCTTTCATCCTGAGTATGGAATTCAGTTCAACCAGTTTCTGGTCAAAGATGACGAACCGTTTTTGATGCACACGGGATTCAAGAAAATGTTTCCCATTACGCGCGACGCTGTAGCCACCGTGTTAGACCCGGCAACAGTTCGTTGGATTGGCTTCAGTCACTTTGAACCCGACGAATGCGGCGCAATGAACGAATGGCTGGCTGTGGCTCCGCAGGCGCAAGCGGTGTGCAGCGTTGTCGGGAATATGGTGATGATGAATGATTTTGCCGATCGTCCGGCGCGCGCGCTGAACGACGGCGAAGTTTTTTCCACAGGCAAACGCCGCTTGCGGTATCTGGCTTCGCCGCATTTCCCGCACGGCTGGGACGCAGGGCTTTTCTTTGAAGAAACCGAGCGCACCTTGTTTTGTTCCGATCTGTTTTTCCAGCCGGGCGATCCGCAACCGCTGACCGAATCCAGTCTGGTGGAACAAGTGCGCGAAATCATCAAAGCAGGCATGGCCAGTCCGCTGGCGCACGATATGCCCTATACCCCATACACGGATCAATCGTTCCAACGGCTGGCTGAGTTATCGCCGCGCACGCTGGCGATCATGCACGGATCGAGTTTCCGCGGAGATGCCGGACGTGAGTTACGGGAACTTGGAGCCATTATTAAAGAGCTTCTGGGAACGCCCGCATAA
- the hpt gene encoding hypoxanthine phosphoribosyltransferase has translation MSESTSEFHNPNLSTLIPTDKLQERIRQMGEQIAKDYAGRRPELICVLKGAMVFLSDLMRAIDLNLTIDYIAVSSYGKGMTSSGEVKILKDLDEPLQGRDIILVEDILDTGLTLSYLVNSFRARGATSVKIATLLNKPERRKVEVIPDYVGFDIPDEFVVGYGLDYAERYRNLPYIGVVKG, from the coding sequence ATGTCCGAATCTACATCGGAGTTTCATAATCCAAACCTGAGTACTCTCATTCCCACGGACAAGCTTCAAGAACGAATTCGCCAGATGGGCGAACAGATTGCCAAAGATTACGCCGGTCGTCGGCCTGAATTGATCTGCGTGTTGAAAGGCGCAATGGTCTTCCTGAGCGATTTGATGCGCGCGATAGATTTGAACCTGACGATTGATTACATCGCCGTGTCCAGCTACGGCAAAGGTATGACCTCCTCCGGTGAAGTCAAAATCCTAAAAGACCTGGATGAACCATTGCAGGGGCGCGACATCATTCTGGTCGAAGACATTCTGGACACAGGGTTGACGCTCAGTTATTTGGTCAACAGCTTCCGCGCGCGCGGCGCCACATCCGTAAAAATCGCGACGTTGCTGAACAAACCTGAACGCCGCAAAGTAGAGGTCATTCCCGATTACGTCGGCTTCGACATCCCGGACGAATTCGTTGTCGGGTACGGATTGGATTACGCCGAACGCTATCGCAACCTGCCTTATATCGGCGTCGTGAAAGGTTAA
- a CDS encoding glucosidase yields MKPRPSAEEQRLAESRARTKHWKRWGPYLSERAWGTVREDYSPYGSAWDYFPHDHARSKAYRWGEDGLGGISDRQQNICFALALWNGRDPILKERLFGLTGSQGNHGEDVKEYYFYLDSTPTHSYMKFLYKYPQGEFPYQQLVEENQRRSKLDLEFELLDTGIFNDNRYFDVFAEYAKADAEDILIKITVANRGPEAAELDLLPTVWFRNTWAWDAEAVKPELKQAQSVNGSSVVELNHSYYPTPRRLFCDGSPELLFTENETNKQRLFGVENQSPFVKDGINNFVVHGQTEAVNPAKVGTKAAAHYHLTLAAGESKTVKLRLTDGTSLSKPFSKEFDKVFDERFTEADEFYAKLAPNDVSEDAKNVQRQAFAGMLWSKQFYHYDLNRWLRGDHAHLPPPGERWNGRNSDWGHLYNADVISMPDKWEYPWYAAWDLAFHCIPLALVDPDFAKEQLVLMLREWYMHPNGQIPAYEWAFGDVNPPVHAWATWRVYKVDKKRTGKGDTQFLERVFHKLLLNFNWWVNRKDSEGKNIFQGGFLGLDNIGVFDRSSALPTGGHIHQSDATSWMGMYCLNLLTIALELAKDNPAYEDVASKFFEHFVYICHAMNHAGCSDVELWDEESGFYYDVLHLPDGDHLPMRIRSMVGLTPLFAVETFGSELIDRLPGFKKRMMWFIQNRPEFGQHVERRIGQDGKERWFLSLVNRDRLPKVLRYMLDEDEFLGPHGIRAVSRHHLHTPYVLNVNDVEHRVDYEPAESSTGLFGGNSNWRGPVWFPVNFLLIESLQKFHFFLGNDFKVEFPHGSGQRENLWHVAGEVSRRLTHIFLRDGDGKRPVFGGSDKFQNDPHWQDHVLFYEYFHGDNGAGIGASHQTGWTGLVAKLIQQSGV; encoded by the coding sequence CTGAAACCGCGCCCATCCGCCGAAGAACAACGCCTGGCCGAATCGCGCGCGCGAACCAAGCATTGGAAACGCTGGGGGCCTTACCTGAGCGAACGTGCCTGGGGAACCGTCCGCGAAGATTATTCGCCGTACGGTTCGGCGTGGGATTACTTTCCGCACGACCACGCACGATCGAAAGCCTACCGCTGGGGAGAAGACGGGCTTGGCGGCATCAGCGACCGGCAGCAAAACATTTGCTTCGCGCTGGCGCTGTGGAATGGCCGCGACCCGATTCTGAAAGAGCGCCTGTTCGGGTTGACCGGCTCGCAGGGCAATCACGGCGAAGATGTCAAAGAATATTACTTTTACCTGGATTCGACGCCGACGCATTCGTATATGAAGTTTTTGTACAAATACCCGCAAGGCGAATTTCCCTACCAACAATTGGTCGAAGAAAACCAACGCCGCAGTAAGCTCGATCTTGAGTTTGAGTTGCTCGACACAGGGATTTTCAATGACAACCGCTACTTCGACGTGTTCGCTGAATATGCCAAAGCCGACGCCGAAGACATTTTGATCAAAATCACCGTCGCCAATCGCGGGCCTGAAGCCGCCGAACTGGATTTGCTGCCGACGGTTTGGTTTCGCAACACCTGGGCCTGGGACGCCGAGGCGGTAAAGCCGGAACTGAAACAGGCTCAATCGGTCAACGGTTCCAGCGTCGTGGAATTGAATCACAGCTACTATCCAACGCCGCGGCGATTGTTTTGCGACGGGTCGCCGGAATTGCTCTTCACGGAAAACGAAACCAACAAACAACGACTATTCGGCGTTGAAAACCAGTCGCCTTTCGTCAAAGACGGCATCAATAATTTCGTCGTTCACGGACAAACCGAAGCCGTGAATCCGGCTAAGGTTGGCACGAAAGCCGCGGCGCATTACCACCTGACGCTCGCGGCGGGGGAATCGAAAACGGTCAAGCTGCGGCTGACTGACGGTACTTCCCTCTCAAAACCTTTCAGCAAAGAGTTCGACAAGGTTTTCGATGAACGGTTCACTGAAGCCGACGAGTTTTATGCCAAGCTCGCGCCAAATGATGTTTCCGAAGACGCCAAAAACGTTCAGCGGCAGGCTTTTGCCGGGATGCTGTGGAGCAAACAGTTTTACCATTACGATTTGAATCGTTGGCTGCGCGGTGATCACGCACATTTGCCGCCGCCCGGTGAACGTTGGAATGGCCGCAACAGCGATTGGGGACATTTGTACAACGCCGACGTGATTTCCATGCCGGACAAGTGGGAATACCCGTGGTACGCCGCCTGGGATTTGGCGTTTCACTGCATCCCGCTGGCGTTGGTTGATCCCGATTTTGCCAAAGAACAGCTCGTGCTGATGCTACGCGAATGGTACATGCATCCGAACGGGCAGATTCCGGCTTATGAGTGGGCATTCGGTGATGTGAATCCGCCGGTTCACGCCTGGGCGACCTGGCGCGTGTACAAGGTGGACAAAAAGCGCACTGGCAAAGGCGACACGCAATTTCTGGAACGCGTGTTTCACAAATTGCTGCTGAATTTCAATTGGTGGGTCAACCGCAAAGATTCCGAAGGCAAGAACATTTTCCAGGGCGGTTTTCTGGGCCTGGACAACATAGGCGTGTTCGACCGCAGTTCCGCGCTGCCCACCGGCGGACATATTCACCAATCCGACGCCACAAGTTGGATGGGAATGTACTGCCTGAACTTGCTGACCATTGCGCTGGAACTGGCCAAAGACAACCCGGCTTATGAAGACGTCGCGTCGAAATTTTTCGAGCATTTCGTGTACATCTGCCACGCGATGAACCACGCCGGTTGCAGCGATGTTGAATTGTGGGATGAAGAAAGCGGGTTTTATTACGACGTGCTGCATTTGCCGGACGGCGATCATTTACCGATGCGCATCCGCTCTATGGTCGGGTTGACGCCGCTGTTCGCCGTCGAAACGTTCGGCTCCGAACTGATTGACCGGTTGCCAGGCTTCAAAAAACGGATGATGTGGTTCATTCAGAATCGCCCGGAATTTGGCCAGCACGTCGAGCGTCGAATCGGTCAAGACGGTAAAGAGCGATGGTTTTTATCGCTGGTCAACCGTGACCGGTTGCCGAAAGTGTTGCGCTACATGTTGGACGAAGACGAGTTTCTAGGTCCGCATGGCATTCGCGCCGTGTCGCGGCATCACCTGCACACGCCTTATGTGCTGAATGTGAATGACGTCGAACATCGTGTGGATTACGAACCGGCGGAATCGTCCACCGGATTGTTCGGCGGAAACTCGAATTGGCGCGGGCCGGTGTGGTTCCCGGTCAACTTTCTGCTGATCGAATCGTTGCAGAAATTCCATTTTTTTCTGGGCAATGATTTCAAAGTCGAGTTTCCGCACGGCTCCGGCCAGCGCGAAAACTTATGGCATGTCGCTGGCGAAGTTTCGCGCCGCTTGACGCATATCTTTTTACGCGATGGCGATGGCAAGCGTCCTGTTTTTGGAGGTTCAGACAAGTTCCAGAACGATCCGCATTGGCAAGATCACGTGCTGTTTTATGAATACTTTCACGGCGACAACGGCGCTGGCATCGGGGCAAGCCATCAAACCGGTTGGACTGGATTGGTCGCCAAACTGATCCAGCAAAGCGGAGTCTGA
- a CDS encoding acetylxylan esterase, translated as MSFRTNVVVAFATCVLLLSAPRATGQQQNAPRSEVAGIPVNYDEAKVGSYTLPDPLVLADGKPVRDAKTWNQKRRPEIVRLFEGNQFGRSPGRPTGMSFDVFDKGTPAFDGKAIRRQITIYFSPNKSGPKMDLAIYLPAEARKPVPLLLHISFTANSNTIDDPGIKPGEVWNRDKQRVPAAQGRAFGKVNVLPFLAQGFGVATVYYGDIDPDFLGGIPNGVRALYLKPGQTEPAPNEWGAIGAWAWGLSRALDYLETDKGVDAKRVAIVGVSRLGKTVLWAGAHDPRFAMVIASCSGEGGASLSRRNYGETIKHLTEPTRYPYQFAANYGKYGDRVNEFPVDAHMLVSLIAPRPVLLQTGDTDTWSDPKGEFLAAVAAEPVFKLLGKQGLGTDQMPAAGQPIFHTLGYVMHAGGHGTIPSDWNLFLKFMQMHLQ; from the coding sequence ATGTCATTCAGAACCAATGTTGTCGTTGCATTCGCAACCTGTGTCTTGTTGCTTTCCGCGCCACGCGCGACCGGGCAACAACAGAATGCGCCGCGTTCGGAAGTCGCTGGCATTCCGGTCAATTACGATGAAGCGAAGGTGGGCAGCTACACGTTGCCCGATCCGCTGGTGCTCGCCGATGGCAAACCTGTCCGCGATGCCAAGACCTGGAATCAAAAGCGAAGACCGGAAATTGTGCGGTTGTTTGAGGGCAACCAGTTTGGCCGCAGTCCCGGACGTCCCACTGGGATGAGCTTTGACGTGTTTGACAAAGGCACGCCCGCGTTTGATGGCAAAGCCATTCGCCGACAAATCACCATTTACTTTTCGCCAAACAAGAGCGGGCCGAAAATGGATTTGGCGATTTACCTGCCCGCTGAAGCGCGCAAACCTGTGCCGCTGTTGCTTCACATCAGCTTTACTGCCAATTCCAACACTATAGACGATCCGGGAATCAAGCCGGGCGAAGTGTGGAACCGCGACAAACAGCGGGTTCCGGCTGCGCAGGGCAGGGCATTCGGCAAAGTGAATGTGCTGCCGTTTCTGGCGCAAGGCTTCGGCGTGGCGACGGTGTATTACGGCGACATTGACCCGGATTTTCTGGGCGGCATTCCCAACGGCGTGCGCGCCTTATATTTGAAACCGGGGCAAACGGAACCTGCGCCGAATGAATGGGGGGCAATTGGAGCCTGGGCTTGGGGATTGAGCCGCGCGCTGGATTATCTGGAAACTGACAAGGGCGTGGATGCCAAGCGCGTCGCCATCGTCGGCGTCTCACGCCTCGGCAAAACCGTGCTGTGGGCGGGCGCGCACGATCCGCGCTTCGCGATGGTTATCGCCAGTTGTTCCGGCGAAGGCGGCGCAAGCCTGAGCCGTCGCAATTACGGCGAAACAATCAAACATCTGACCGAACCAACGCGGTATCCGTATCAGTTTGCCGCGAATTATGGAAAGTATGGCGACCGCGTAAATGAATTTCCGGTGGATGCGCACATGCTGGTTTCGCTGATTGCGCCTCGGCCCGTGTTGCTGCAAACCGGCGACACGGATACGTGGTCTGATCCGAAAGGCGAATTTCTGGCGGCGGTCGCGGCGGAACCGGTTTTCAAACTGCTCGGCAAACAGGGCTTGGGCACTGACCAGATGCCCGCCGCCGGGCAGCCGATTTTTCACACCCTTGGGTACGTGATGCACGCCGGTGGACACGGAACGATTCCGTCTGACTGGAACTTGTTTTTGAAATTCATGCAGATGCACCTGCAATAA
- a CDS encoding SAM-dependent methyltransferase, with product MISLKPIGVVNNSRLVPEDDDWAKIVSEIVIAEDLGEDSLREIESFSHIEVIYSFHLVNDEKIETGARHPRNNTTWPKVGIFAQRGKNRPNRLGATIAKLIRREGRSLFVAGLDAIDGTPVLDIKPVMREFLPQGEIKQPDWSVELMQNYWEKTK from the coding sequence ATGATTTCGCTAAAACCAATCGGAGTTGTCAACAACTCCAGGCTGGTTCCGGAAGATGACGACTGGGCAAAGATCGTTTCGGAAATTGTTATCGCGGAGGATTTGGGCGAAGACAGCCTGCGCGAAATTGAAAGCTTTTCGCACATCGAGGTGATTTATTCCTTTCACCTGGTGAACGATGAAAAAATCGAAACAGGCGCACGGCATCCGCGCAACAACACGACTTGGCCGAAAGTCGGCATCTTCGCGCAACGCGGCAAAAATCGTCCGAACCGATTGGGCGCAACCATTGCCAAACTGATTCGCCGCGAAGGGCGCAGCTTATTTGTTGCCGGACTGGACGCGATTGACGGCACGCCCGTGCTGGACATCAAACCCGTGATGCGGGAATTTCTGCCGCAGGGCGAAATCAAACAACCCGACTGGTCTGTAGAACTCATGCAAAATTACTGGGAGAAAACCAAATGA
- a CDS encoding sugar phosphate isomerase/epimerase, translating to MTSINSLSRRSFLSMAGAGAVALGASPALAAKRVPIGIELYSVRDELAKDLMGTVRAVAKMGYEVVEFYSPYYQWTTDYAKEVRKMMDDLKIKCLSTHNGPNSFNPEGMQKAIDLNQILGSKTIVMASAGRVDGLDGWKGVAEKLTKASEKLKPLGMRAGYHNHQLEFKPIDGKRPIEVLAANTPKDVTLQLDVGTCVEVGYDPVAWINANPGRIRSLHLKEWTGAEGKADKGYRVLFAEGDAPWKKIFAAAESKGGVEYYLLEQEGSRFSSLETAEKCLATYKKMHG from the coding sequence ATGACAAGCATCAACTCACTTTCAAGACGTTCGTTTCTTTCAATGGCGGGCGCGGGCGCGGTTGCCCTCGGCGCTTCGCCTGCGCTTGCCGCCAAGCGTGTGCCCATCGGCATAGAGCTTTACTCCGTGCGTGATGAACTGGCCAAAGATTTGATGGGCACTGTGCGCGCCGTTGCCAAAATGGGCTATGAGGTCGTCGAATTTTACTCGCCGTATTACCAATGGACGACGGATTATGCCAAAGAAGTGCGCAAGATGATGGACGACCTGAAAATCAAATGCCTATCCACGCACAACGGCCCAAACTCCTTCAATCCCGAAGGCATGCAGAAAGCCATTGACCTCAATCAGATTCTCGGCTCAAAAACCATCGTGATGGCCAGTGCCGGTCGCGTTGATGGATTGGACGGTTGGAAAGGCGTCGCCGAAAAATTGACGAAAGCATCTGAAAAGCTAAAACCCTTGGGGATGCGCGCTGGCTATCACAATCACCAACTTGAATTTAAGCCAATTGACGGCAAACGCCCCATCGAAGTTTTAGCCGCCAACACGCCCAAAGACGTCACGTTGCAATTGGATGTCGGCACTTGCGTCGAAGTCGGCTACGATCCGGTCGCCTGGATCAACGCCAATCCCGGACGCATTCGCTCGTTGCATTTGAAAGAGTGGACGGGCGCGGAAGGCAAAGCGGACAAAGGTTATCGTGTGTTGTTTGCCGAAGGCGACGCGCCGTGGAAGAAAATCTTCGCCGCCGCCGAATCCAAAGGCGGCGTGGAGTATTACCTGCTGGAACAGGAAGGCAGCCGGTTTTCTTCGCTGGAAACGGCGGAAAAATGCCTGGCCACGTACAAGAAAATGCATGGCTGA